In the Periophthalmus magnuspinnatus isolate fPerMag1 chromosome 4, fPerMag1.2.pri, whole genome shotgun sequence genome, one interval contains:
- the LOC117394089 gene encoding interferon-induced protein 44-like produces the protein MNSNLTSVQQRALCSELEGRVKLKLLFKASIHGFTGAAFHQRCDARGPSISVGYNSSGHVFGGYTSAPFSQTGQYVNDQKAFLFTFKGDALLKYPTTYSNYAVKMAGNSGPYFGESLILMNGGAAVHSNPGQYYTAFTPAEMHGNDLQLIECEVYQVEESEELEKPWRPVVWLSERRQKLMDSVSTYKPLCSSVSRVRVLLVGPVGAGKSSFFNSINSVFRGHVTSQAMAGCSATSLTTQFRTYSVKAGRDGKPLPIVLCDTMGLEESTGAGLDIDDISSILKGHMPNCYQFNASAPLHSESHGYRASPELKDKIHCVVFVLDACKISIMPEKLEAKLTAVRRKANLLGIPQLALVTKVDEACPIVKDDLTSVYKSPYIKDLMQDASARLGLPLSCVLPLKNYSEELELHVPVDILVLSALLQILRFADNYFDDVTDRANNCDTK, from the exons ATGAACTCCAACCTGACaagtgtccagcagagggcgctgtgcaGTGAGCTGGAAGGAAGAGTGAAGCTGAAGCTGCTCTTTAAAGCTTCCATCCACGGCTTCACTGGAGCAGCGTTCCATCAGCGCTGTGACGCCCGAGGACCCTCCATCTCTGTGGGATACAACAGCTCCGGACACGTGTTCGGAGGGTACACCAGCGCCCCCTTCAGTCAGACTGGTCAATATGTCAACGACCAGAAGGCGTTTCTCTTTACCTTTAAAGGAGATGCTCTGCTCAAATATCCCACCACCTACAGTAACTATGCTGTCAAAATGGCCGGTAACTCAGGGCCATATTTTGGAGAAAGTTTGATTCTGATGAATGGAGGCGCTGCTGTTCACAGTAATCCAGGACAATACTACACGGCCTTCACTCCTGCAGAAATGCACGGCAACGACCTTCAGCTGATCGAGTGTGAGGTGTACCAGGTGGAAG AGAGCGAGGAGCTGGAGAAGCCCTGGAGGCCAGTGGTTTGGCTCTCAGA GAGGAGGCAGAAGCTCATGGACAGTGTCTCCACGTACAAGCCCCTCTGCAGCTCCGTGTCCCGGGTGAGAGTGCTGCTCGTGGGGCCCGTGGGCGCCGGAAAGTCCAGCTTCTTCAACTCCATTAACTCTGTGTTCAGAGGTCATGTGACCAGCCAGGCCATGGCAGGATGCAGCGCCACCAGCCTCACCACACAG TTCCGCACATACTCCGTAAAAGCCGGACGCGATGGAAAGCCGCTGCCAATCGTCCTGTGTGACACCATGGGATTGGAGGAGAGCACGGGGGCGGGGCTTGATATCGATGACATCAGCAGCATCCTCAAAGGCCACATGCCAAACTGTTACCAG tTCAATGCGtctgctcctcttcactccGAGTCCCATGGCTATCGTGCGTCTCCTGAGCTCAAAGACAAGATCCACTGTGTGGTCTTTGTCCTGGACGCCTGTAAGATCTCCATCATGCCCGAGAAGCTGGAGGCTAAACTCACCGCCGTGCGCCGCAAAGCCAACCTGCTGG GGATCCCTCAGCTGGCCCTAGTCACCAAAGTGGACGAGGCCTGTCCTATAGTGAAGGACGACCTGACCAGCGTCTACAAGAGCCCATACATCAAGGATCTG ATGCAGGACGCCAGTGCTCGCCTGGGCCTCCCTTTGTCCTGTGTCCTTCCTCTTAAGAACTACAGTGAGGAGCTGGAGCTGCATGTGCCAGTGGACATCCTGGTACTTTCAGCTCTGCTGCAGATTCTACGATTCGCCGATAACTACTTCGACGACGTGACCGACCGCGCCAACAACTGTGACACCAAGTAA
- the LOC117370156 gene encoding protein NLRC3-like, with amino-acid sequence MDQTETKEDEAPPSIKAHRPAPGARGVSFKSEDSMVRVIESKREHGPEIHQKHPPSEPGPICESLRSDMSMKLPYNFAAEPVEQQGPEVSSGQHHQTQLDSIFKLLEEDIFTFVQKELKKLHKVLSTDYPECLAPVEDEEQRSNSEAVLKITLNFLRGMKQKELAERLWSSSYSGVCQRKLKSNLQQKFECVFEGITKAGNPTLLNQIYTELYITEGGSSEVNQEHEVRHMETASRKPGPAETPITCEDMFKGPAHTHGPIRTVLTKGVAGIGKTVLTQKFSLDWAEGKANQDIQRLFPFTFRSLNVLKKRSFSLVTLVRHFFSQTQTELCSFEHLQVLFIFDGLDECRLPLDFTKTKALTDPTESTSLHVLLVNLIRGSLLPSARLWITTRPAAANQIPAECVSMVTEIRGFTDPQKEQYFRKRFRDEADAIISHIRTSRSLHIMCYMPIFCWITATVLEHVLKSRERGELPKTLTQMYIHFLVVQAKVKNIKYEEGSETDPHWSPETRKMVESLGKLAFEQLQKGNLIFYECDLSECGLDTAAASVYSGVFTQVFREEPGLYQDKVYCFIHLSVQEFLAALHVHQTFINTGINLLSEKQTSSWTNIVSSKSVQFYQSAVDQTLQSPNGHLDLLLRFLLGLSLSTNQSLLHGLMTQTGSGSQTNQETAEYIKKKLNEDVSAERSINLLHCLNELNECSLVEQIQQVLRSGRLSKAKLSPAQWSALAFILLSSEEDLEQFELKKYCASEEVLLRLLPVVKASNKALLSGCNLSERSCEALASVLSSSSLTHLDLSHNDLQDSGVELLCSGLKSAPCRLETLRLSGCLVSQRGGAALASALSSAPSHLRELDLSYNHPGPSAELLTALQDQRPLLSVRLDHAGG; translated from the exons ATGGATCAGACAGAGACCAAAGAGGACGAGGCCCCTCCCTCTATAAAAGCTCACAG acctgctcctggggCCAGAGGCGTCTCATTCAAGAGTGAGGACTCTATGGTACGAGTGATAGAGTCAAAAAGAGAACATGGTCCAGA GATCCACCAGAAACATCCTCCGTCTGAACCTGGTCCCATCTGTGAGTCCCTCAGGAGTGACATGTCCATGAAACTTCCATATAATTTTGCCGCTGAGCC AGTGGAGCAGCAGGGTCCAGAGGTCTCCAGTGGTCAGCACCATcagacacagctggactccatatttaag CTTCTGGAGGAGGACATCTTCACTTTTGTCCAGAAGGAGCTAAAGAAGCTCCACAAGGTTCTGAGTacagattacccagaatgcttagCGCCTGTagaggatgaagagcagaggagcaacaGTGAGGCTGTTCTGAAGATCACACTGAACTTCCTGAGGGGGATGAAGCAGAAGGAGCTGGCTGAGCGTCTGTGGAGCA GCAGTTATTCTGGAGTTTGTCAGCGTAAACTGAAGTCTAACCTGCAGCagaagtttgagtgtgtgtttgagggcatcactaaagcaggaaaccccacccttctgaatcagatctacacagagctctacatcacagagggagggtcttcagaggtcaaccaggaacatgaggtcagacacatggaAACAGCCTCCAGGAAACCAGGCCCAGCAGAGACACCCATCACATGtgaagacatgtttaaaggcccagctcacacacatggaccaatcagaacagtgctgacaaagggagtggctggcatcgggaaaacagtgctcactcagaagttcagtctggactgggctgaaggcaAAGCCAACCAGGACATACAGCGGCTGTTCCCGTTCACTTTCAGATCACTCAATGTGCTGAAGAAGAGAAGCTTCAGCTTGGTGACACTTGTTCGTCACTTCTttagtcaaacacaaacagaactctgcagctttgaacacctccaggtgctcttcatctttgacggtctggacgagtgcagacTTCCTCTGGACTTCACCAAAACCAAGGCCCTGACCGACCCCACAGAGTCCACCTCACTGCATGTGCTGCTGGTAAACCTCATCAGGGGGAGTCTGCTTCCCTCCGCTCGCCTCTGGATAACCACACGACCTGCAGCGGCCAATCAGATCCCTGCTGagtgcgtctccatggtgacagagatCAGAGGGTTCACCGACCCACAGAAGGAGCAATACTTCAGGAAGAGGTTCAGAGACGAAGCAGATGCAATCATCTCCCACATCAGGACGTCCAGAAGCCTCCACATCATGTGCTACATGCCAATCTTCTGCTGGATCACTGCCACAGTTCTGGAGCATGTgttgaaaagcagagagagaggagagctgccCAAGACCCTGACTCAGATGtacatccacttcctggtggTTCAGGCTAAAGTGAAGAACATCAAGTATGAAGAAGGATCTGAGACAGACCCACACTGGAGTCCAGAGACCAGGAAGATGGTGGAGtctctgggaaaactggcctttgagcagctgcagaaaggaaaccTGATCTTCTACGAGTGTGACCTGAGTGAGTGTGGACTGGACACTGCAGCggcctcagtgtactctggagtgttcacacaggtctttagagaggagccaggcctgtaccaggacaaggtctactgcttcatccatctgagtgtgcaggagtttctggctgctcttcacgTCCATCAGACCTTCATCAACACTGGGATCAACCTGCTCTCAGAGAAACAAACATCATCATGGACAAATATTGTTAGCAGTAAATCAGTTCAGTTTTACCAGTCAGCTGTGGACCAGACCTTACAGAGTCCAAATGGACACCTGGACCTGCTCCTCCGCTTCCTCCTGGGTCTATCGctgtcgaccaatcagagccttcTACACGGTCTGATGACACAGACAGGAAGTGGCTCCCAGACCAATCAGGAAACAGCTGAGTACATCAAGAAGAAGCTGAATGAGGACgtgtctgcagagaggagcatcaacctgctccactgtctgaatgaactgaatgagTGTTCTCTGGTGGAGCAGATCCAACAGGTCCTGAGGTCAGGACGTCTGTCTAAAGCTAAACTGTCTCCTGCTCAGTGGTCAGCTCTGGCCTTCATCTTACTGTCATCAGAAGAAGACCTGGAGcagtttgagctgaagaaaTACTGTGCTTCAGAGGAGGTTCTCCTGAGGCTGCTGCCAGTGGTCAAGGCCTCCAACAAAGCTCT ACTGAGCGGCTGTAACCTGTCAGAGAGAAGCTGTGAAgctctggcctcagtcctcagctcctccagtctcacacacctggatctcagtcacaacgacctccaggactcaggagtggagctgctgtgttctggactgaagagcgccccctgcagactggAGACGCTCAG GCTGTCTGGATGTCTGGTCtcacagaggggcggggctgctctggcctcagctctgagctccgccccctcccacctgagagagttagacctgagctacaaccatCCAGGACCCTCAGCCGAGCTCCTCACCGCTCTACaggaccagcgccccctgctgtctgtcag